The Musa acuminata AAA Group cultivar baxijiao chromosome BXJ3-6, Cavendish_Baxijiao_AAA, whole genome shotgun sequence region AGCCTGTAATAACAAGCTCCAACCTGAGATTACATCTAGGGAAATAATGCCAAGATCTCTGGAGCTTAATAGCATCCACGATTTTGAGGTAGGAAGTGCTGAAACATGCTCAGGTCCCACAAACGAGGCAGTATCTAGTAAATCATCCATTTCTGAGTCTTGCACTAGTTTATTCCCTGATTTTTCTATTCTAAGAGGAGAGATTTGCTTGGATAATTTTTCAATCCGGGAGCTTCAGGAAGCTTTTAGAACTACCTTTGGGCGTCAGACTTCTGTTAAAGATAAATTGTGGCTGAAGCGACGGATAGCAATGGGGTTAACAAATTCCTGTCATGTTCCGTCGACAAGTTTTACTATCAAAGACAACAAAATAATTCTCAGTGAGGCAAAAGAAGGAGAACCTGAAAGATTGCAACAGTCCAAAAATGAAGCTGAATCTTTATCTATGAACATTCATGTAATAAATGCCAGTCCCCAAGATTTTAAAACCAGCTTGAATAACAATATGACAGACCAACAATTGTCTGGTAAAAGACTTGGATTATCACCCTCAAATCATGATGTGAATGATGAAAATTGTCAAATGGAGCACTGTGCTGCCAAAAGGATGCGGAAGCCCACGAAGCGATATATTGAGGAACTCTCGGAGCTTGAGACCAGGGAATGTACTGCTAAATCATATTCATGCGTGAAAATTTCTGAACATAGTCATTTCCCTTCAAAACGTCAGATCAAGCCCGTTTGTGATGGTAAAACCCAAAGAAGAATCTTTTCAACCAGGCATATATCTGTGGGAGGATTCAGTTTTGAGGTACCGTATGTGCTCAGAACCAGAAGAAGGCAACCTAGGAAGAATTTCGTGGATCTTATGGTATGTAAATTGTTTAATTATGCATGGTCCTGTTTTTGGCCATGCCTTAATGTTACTGCACATTATTGTTTGTCATAATGATGAGTTCTAATTATTTGTAAGTTAATTAAAACCAGAATATATCTTTTCCGTGATATTCATAACTTCTATTGCATGTTTGTTTTTCTAGTGAATGAATAATAGATTAACATTtgtaatgtgttatttcatccataGGAAACTTGGCTGGAAATCCTTTCCATTATTGTACTTAGCCAATACAGCAGTATCTACACTCTTGGAAGCGACTCCTTATAGTGGACGTTATCCTCTGAACTGGACAATAAGGGGCCACAGTTTTTTTTACCCATAAAATACAAAGTTATGACCACCAAAGACATGAGCAATAGGCTTTCCTTCCAAGACAGTCACCTGCAAATCATGCCATTTCTCTAGTTATTGAAT contains the following coding sequences:
- the LOC135581778 gene encoding uncharacterized protein LOC135581778 isoform X5, with the translated sequence MLQKVKQEEQLLLSGESFNHSPKCMTIEDPASERCKNSKACNNKLQPEITSREIMPRSLELNSIHDFEVGSAETCSGPTNEAVSSKSSISESCTSLFPDFSILRGEICLDNFSIRELQEAFRTTFGRQTSVKDKLWLKRRIAMGLTNSCHVPSTSFTIKDNKIILSEAKEGEPERLQQSKNEAESLSMNIHVINASPQDFKTSLNNNMTDQQLSGKRLGLSPSNHDVNDENCQMEHCAAKRMRKPTKRYIEELSELETRECTAKSYSCVKISEHSHFPSKRQIKPVCDGKTQRRIFSTRHISVGGFSFEVPYVLRTRRRQPRKNFVDLMEYNPATISHMVKAAVMIPALEEGSGNGSRSREIVSVPVQILQLSVAGEGDVKMNTKTLNCEEDLDLHHKGLDANGDTTYGNANTQPAPKGSARRKHHRAWTLCEVRKLVDGVAKYGAGRWSEIRRLAFASYSYRTSVDLKDKWRNLLRASLAQYPTKKEAKNFGKQTSVPIPTPILSQVRELAKLQTQTGIKPSPKKFAGRGGRPLQGEGSGFL